In Haloarcula salinisoli, one genomic interval encodes:
- a CDS encoding 2-oxoacid:ferredoxin oxidoreductase subunit beta → MSSDIRFTDFKSDKQPTWCPGCGDFGTMNGMMKALAETGNDPDNTFIVAGIGCSGKIGTYMHSYALHGVHGRALPVGIGVKMANPDLEVMVSGGDGDGYSIGAGHFIHACRRNVDMSYVVMDNRIYGLTKGQASPTSREDFETATTPDGPNQPPVNPKALALASGATFIAQTFSSNSQRHAEIVQEAIEHDGFGFVNVYSPCVTFNDVDTYDYFRDTIEDLDETDHDRHDREQAKDKILEGDKEYMGVLYQDENSVPFEEREGVEGSMAEIPDGAPEGAMDLVREFY, encoded by the coding sequence ATGAGCTCAGACATTCGATTCACGGACTTCAAGTCCGACAAGCAACCGACGTGGTGTCCCGGCTGCGGTGACTTCGGGACGATGAACGGCATGATGAAAGCGCTCGCCGAGACCGGCAACGACCCCGACAACACGTTTATCGTCGCCGGTATCGGCTGCTCGGGGAAGATCGGGACGTACATGCACAGCTACGCCTTACACGGCGTCCACGGCCGCGCCCTCCCGGTGGGTATCGGCGTCAAGATGGCCAACCCCGACCTCGAGGTGATGGTCTCCGGTGGCGACGGTGACGGCTACTCCATCGGTGCCGGCCACTTCATCCACGCCTGCCGGCGCAACGTCGACATGAGCTACGTCGTCATGGACAACCGCATCTACGGCCTCACCAAGGGCCAGGCCTCCCCGACCTCCCGGGAGGACTTCGAGACGGCGACGACGCCCGACGGGCCGAACCAGCCGCCGGTCAACCCCAAGGCGCTGGCGCTTGCCTCCGGTGCGACCTTCATCGCCCAGACGTTCTCCTCGAACTCCCAGCGCCACGCCGAAATCGTCCAGGAGGCCATCGAACACGACGGCTTTGGCTTCGTCAACGTCTACTCGCCGTGTGTCACGTTTAACGACGTCGACACCTACGACTACTTCCGGGACACCATCGAGGACTTAGACGAGACGGACCACGACCGACACGACCGCGAGCAGGCCAAGGACAAGATTCTGGAAGGCGACAAGGAGTACATGGGCGTCCTCTACCAGGACGAGAACTCGGTGCCCTTCGAGGAGCGCGAGGGCGTCGAGGGCTCCATGGCCGAGATACCCGACGGCGCCCCCGAGGGCGCGATGGACCTGGTTCGAGAGTTCTACTGA
- a CDS encoding hemolysin family protein, protein MVDIAFALGRLLIAFVLVVLNGFFVATEFAFVRVRSTSVEQLAEEGKAGAETLQDVMANLDDYLAVTQLGITLASLGLGWAGEPAVASLIEPVLGPLLPANLLHLVAFAIGFSFITFLHVVFGELAPKTIAIAEAERLSLLVAPPMKLFYYMFYPGLVVFNGTANAFTRLIGIPPASETEETLEEREIRRVLARSSEQGNVDTAEVEMIERVFDLDDTTVRTVMVPRPDVVSIPADASLAEIRKTALDAGHTRYPVVGTDDQDEVVGFIDVKDVLRAIEDDGETTAAELSRSLLMVPETATADDILLQFREEHQQMAAVIDEWGAFEGIVTIEDVVEAVVGDLRDGFDVDEREHSVRELGGGRYDIDGSVPLTLVNEELGATFESDGVETIGGLVLARLGEIPSPGDGVEADGYRIEVATVDGARISTVTVEPLDAAAE, encoded by the coding sequence ATGGTAGATATCGCGTTCGCGCTCGGGCGACTCCTCATCGCCTTCGTTCTGGTCGTGTTGAACGGTTTCTTCGTCGCGACGGAGTTCGCCTTCGTCCGGGTGCGCTCGACCTCCGTCGAGCAGCTGGCCGAGGAGGGGAAAGCCGGCGCCGAGACGCTGCAGGACGTGATGGCCAACCTCGACGACTATTTGGCGGTCACTCAGCTGGGCATCACGCTGGCCTCACTGGGGCTCGGGTGGGCCGGCGAGCCCGCCGTCGCCTCGCTCATCGAGCCGGTGCTGGGTCCGCTCCTGCCGGCGAATCTGCTCCATCTGGTCGCCTTTGCCATCGGCTTCAGCTTCATCACGTTCCTGCACGTGGTCTTCGGGGAACTCGCGCCCAAGACCATCGCCATCGCCGAGGCCGAACGGCTCTCCCTGCTGGTCGCGCCGCCGATGAAGCTGTTCTACTACATGTTCTACCCCGGGCTGGTCGTGTTCAACGGGACCGCCAACGCCTTCACCCGACTCATCGGTATCCCGCCGGCCTCGGAGACCGAGGAGACTCTCGAAGAGCGCGAGATTCGACGCGTGCTTGCCCGCTCCAGCGAGCAGGGCAACGTCGACACCGCCGAGGTCGAGATGATAGAGCGCGTCTTCGACCTCGACGACACCACCGTCCGGACCGTGATGGTTCCGCGACCCGACGTCGTCTCCATCCCGGCCGACGCCTCGCTTGCTGAGATTCGCAAGACGGCACTCGACGCCGGCCACACTCGCTACCCGGTCGTCGGTACTGACGACCAGGACGAGGTCGTCGGCTTCATCGACGTCAAGGACGTGTTGCGCGCTATCGAGGACGACGGGGAGACCACGGCGGCGGAACTGTCGCGCAGTCTCCTCATGGTCCCGGAGACGGCGACCGCCGACGACATCCTGTTGCAGTTCCGTGAGGAACACCAGCAGATGGCGGCGGTCATCGACGAGTGGGGAGCTTTCGAGGGCATCGTTACCATCGAGGACGTCGTCGAGGCCGTCGTCGGCGACCTGCGGGACGGCTTCGACGTCGACGAGCGCGAACACTCGGTCCGAGAGCTGGGCGGCGGGCGGTACGACATCGACGGGAGCGTCCCGCTGACACTCGTCAACGAGGAGCTGGGCGCGACCTTCGAGAGCGACGGCGTCGAGACAATCGGCGGGCTGGTGCTCGCGCGGCTGGGCGAGATACCGTCGCCGGGCGACGGCGTCGAGGCCGACGGCTACCGCATCGAGGTCGCGACCGTCGACGGCGCCCGCATCTCGACCGTGACGGTCGAGCCCCTCGACGCGGCTGCTGAGTAA
- a CDS encoding FAD-dependent oxidoreductase, protein MDERSLTVAAVRTVGPDAIAIDVETPGDFTAQPGQFVKLTLSVDGEDESRFYTISSPDVDGEFEMTVGIDPDGEVAPQLADLEAGDSVRISGPFGSDYYEGESHAVLLAGGPGIGPAIGIAERAIADGNDAAVVYRDDAPIHEERLDALRDQGVLVHVLEGDADLTDAVAEASSAGGQVFIYGFADFLDDATAALEAAGVDTEDAKVENFG, encoded by the coding sequence ATGGACGAACGTTCACTCACTGTGGCCGCTGTTCGGACAGTCGGCCCCGACGCCATCGCTATCGACGTCGAGACCCCCGGCGACTTTACCGCCCAGCCCGGCCAGTTCGTCAAGCTCACGCTCTCCGTCGACGGCGAGGACGAATCTCGCTTCTACACCATCTCCTCGCCCGACGTCGACGGCGAGTTCGAGATGACAGTGGGCATCGACCCCGACGGCGAGGTCGCACCCCAGCTGGCCGACCTCGAGGCCGGCGACTCGGTCCGTATCTCGGGCCCCTTCGGCTCGGACTACTACGAGGGCGAATCGCACGCGGTGCTGCTGGCCGGCGGCCCCGGCATCGGCCCGGCCATCGGCATCGCCGAGCGCGCCATCGCCGACGGCAACGACGCCGCCGTCGTCTACCGGGACGACGCGCCGATTCACGAGGAGCGTCTCGACGCGCTCCGGGACCAGGGCGTACTCGTCCACGTGCTCGAGGGCGACGCCGACCTGACCGACGCGGTGGCCGAGGCCTCGAGCGCGGGCGGCCAGGTGTTCATCTACGGCTTCGCCGACTTCCTCGACGACGCGACCGCGGCGCTGGAAGCGGCCGGCGTCGACACCGAGGACGCCAAGGTCGAGAACTTCGGCTAG
- a CDS encoding cryptochrome/photolyase family protein — translation MHVFWHQRDLRIRDNRGLAAAAADDTVVPVFVVDSAVRDVVGDRQWAFWTNGLRTLRGAYRERGSDLLVRIGDPADVLPAVADEYDADRVFYNEHYRPVRRDRQRAVDEAVPTTAVTDLVLVDPAELEPRYENHRRFYDDWQTHEKPDPAPAPDTGALADISDPRPIPDAEADIDLPAAGEPAARQRWERFLADGIESYSDTRDDMRAAVARPVGAVSRISPYLAAGMIGIRELWADATERSGAVDGDARRNVDKYRYELSWREQNYNLLAHHSTLPSENYKAIPNAIAWENDPEALDAWKRGQTGYPLVDAGMRQLNEEGYLHNRPRQNVASFLTKHLLVDWREGRRYFERQLLDHDPANNAANWQWTASTGTDSVDVRIFDPVAQMHKYDDGADYVTEYVPELRGVPSGKVVDWPTLSAEERAALAPEYPAPIVDRDEAYERAQRVFETALGKR, via the coding sequence ATGCACGTCTTCTGGCACCAGCGGGACCTCCGAATCCGGGACAACCGCGGGCTCGCGGCCGCTGCGGCCGACGACACCGTCGTTCCGGTGTTCGTCGTCGACTCCGCCGTCCGTGACGTCGTGGGCGACCGGCAGTGGGCGTTCTGGACGAACGGCCTCCGGACACTGCGGGGCGCCTACCGCGAGCGCGGTAGTGACCTGCTCGTCCGCATCGGCGACCCCGCCGACGTCCTCCCGGCCGTCGCCGACGAGTACGACGCCGACCGGGTCTTCTACAACGAGCACTACCGACCGGTTCGCCGGGACCGTCAGCGCGCCGTCGACGAGGCCGTCCCGACCACCGCCGTCACCGACCTCGTGCTCGTCGACCCGGCCGAGCTGGAACCGCGCTACGAGAACCACCGCCGCTTCTACGACGACTGGCAGACCCACGAGAAGCCCGACCCGGCCCCGGCGCCCGACACCGGCGCGCTGGCCGATATCTCTGACCCGCGGCCCATCCCCGACGCCGAGGCCGACATCGACCTGCCCGCGGCGGGCGAACCCGCCGCGCGGCAACGCTGGGAGCGATTTCTGGCCGACGGCATCGAATCCTACAGCGACACGCGCGACGATATGCGTGCGGCCGTGGCCCGGCCCGTCGGGGCGGTTTCGCGCATCTCGCCGTATCTCGCCGCGGGGATGATAGGGATTCGAGAGCTCTGGGCCGACGCGACCGAGCGGTCCGGAGCGGTCGACGGCGACGCCCGGCGCAACGTCGATAAGTACCGCTACGAGCTCTCCTGGCGCGAGCAGAACTACAATTTGCTCGCCCACCACTCCACGCTGCCCTCGGAGAACTACAAAGCCATCCCGAACGCCATCGCCTGGGAGAACGACCCCGAAGCGCTCGACGCGTGGAAACGCGGCCAGACCGGCTACCCGCTCGTCGATGCGGGGATGCGACAGCTGAACGAGGAGGGATACCTGCACAACCGCCCCCGCCAGAACGTCGCCTCCTTTCTCACCAAGCACCTGCTGGTCGACTGGCGCGAAGGACGGCGGTATTTCGAACGGCAACTGCTGGACCACGACCCCGCGAACAACGCCGCCAACTGGCAGTGGACCGCTTCTACTGGTACGGACTCCGTCGACGTGCGCATCTTCGACCCGGTCGCCCAGATGCACAAGTACGACGACGGGGCCGACTACGTCACCGAGTACGTCCCCGAACTTCGCGGGGTTCCATCGGGTAAAGTCGTCGACTGGCCCACACTCTCGGCGGAGGAGCGGGCCGCGCTCGCCCCCGAGTATCCCGCCCCTATCGTCGACCGAGACGAGGCGTACGAGCGGGCCCAGCGGGTCTTCGAGACCGCACTGGGCAAACGGTAG
- a CDS encoding formate/nitrite transporter family protein: MADSHGPSGSAGDGAGDEEVPVSGEVVPDKFSSDEVFQRIVADADHEITSGARELFFSALAGGFAITITLLVYASMVPKTESKILAAMLYPIGFIYIIIGGYQLYTENTLPPVALTLERLASIPALLRHWGIVAAGNFAGGAIGAIVLAYGGVFSPEAATVAADLATKGVYETSNLELFFKGAFAGLIVAGVVWMNFAARDTITRLAVVYLAFLCIPLANLFHVVVSFTEAVYLMLVGDLGFLLAMTDFVIPVMLGNTVGGVVLVTIVNYYQTTEDRLETARFEHVRRLSVREWLLGNLAGRSYVPLVDTVEDFVRDPESYRVLVPIANPRTESGLVELACTLASTRKKGTVHVAHVVQAPKQSKAADDRRQRERIVEESSTQLEDIERIGERYDVTFETSTIVSHRSFEEVFDRANRTRPDLVLMNWEKHGLWASARAERPLAELTNQLPADFLVVKDRGGDCSRMLVPTAGGPASDLSAEIARGLREATGGEITLLHVADPGQQEAGEAFLSEWAEGHDLADATRIVDDSGDIEGVIEREAADHTMVMLGATEQGILARLVTDSLHLNVVDDVDSTVLLTERETDRSFTERLFGAGRRNK, translated from the coding sequence ATGGCTGACTCACACGGTCCGTCGGGGTCGGCGGGCGACGGTGCTGGGGACGAGGAGGTCCCCGTCTCGGGCGAGGTCGTTCCGGACAAGTTCTCCTCCGACGAGGTCTTCCAGCGTATCGTCGCCGACGCCGACCACGAGATAACCTCCGGCGCCCGCGAGCTGTTCTTCAGCGCGCTGGCCGGCGGGTTCGCGATTACTATCACGCTGCTCGTCTACGCCTCGATGGTACCCAAGACCGAGAGCAAGATCCTCGCGGCGATGCTCTACCCCATCGGCTTCATCTATATCATCATCGGTGGGTACCAGCTCTACACCGAGAACACGCTTCCGCCGGTCGCGCTCACCCTGGAGCGGCTGGCGTCGATTCCGGCGCTGTTGCGCCACTGGGGTATCGTCGCGGCGGGGAACTTCGCCGGTGGTGCCATCGGTGCTATCGTACTCGCCTACGGCGGTGTGTTCAGCCCCGAGGCGGCGACCGTCGCGGCAGACCTGGCCACCAAGGGGGTCTACGAGACGTCCAATCTAGAACTGTTCTTCAAGGGGGCGTTCGCTGGGCTCATCGTCGCCGGCGTCGTCTGGATGAACTTCGCGGCCCGCGACACCATCACGCGGCTGGCGGTCGTCTATCTGGCCTTCCTCTGTATCCCGCTCGCGAACCTCTTCCACGTGGTCGTCTCCTTCACCGAAGCGGTGTATCTGATGCTCGTCGGTGATCTGGGGTTCCTGCTGGCGATGACCGACTTCGTCATCCCCGTCATGCTTGGCAACACCGTCGGCGGCGTCGTGCTGGTCACCATCGTCAACTACTACCAGACGACGGAGGACCGACTCGAGACGGCCCGGTTCGAACACGTCCGGCGACTCAGCGTCCGCGAGTGGCTGCTGGGGAACCTCGCGGGCCGGTCGTACGTCCCGCTCGTCGACACCGTCGAGGACTTCGTCAGAGACCCCGAGTCCTACCGCGTGCTCGTCCCCATCGCGAACCCCCGCACCGAGTCCGGGCTGGTCGAACTGGCCTGTACCCTCGCAAGCACCAGAAAGAAAGGGACGGTCCACGTCGCCCACGTCGTTCAGGCGCCAAAACAGAGCAAAGCGGCCGACGACCGCCGGCAGCGAGAGCGCATCGTCGAGGAGTCCTCGACCCAACTGGAAGATATCGAGCGCATCGGCGAGCGCTACGACGTCACTTTCGAGACCTCGACCATCGTCTCGCACCGCTCGTTCGAGGAGGTCTTCGACCGGGCGAACCGCACCCGTCCCGACCTCGTCCTGATGAACTGGGAGAAACACGGTCTGTGGGCCAGTGCCCGCGCGGAGCGTCCGCTGGCCGAACTCACCAACCAGCTCCCCGCGGACTTCCTCGTGGTCAAGGACCGCGGCGGCGACTGTTCACGGATGCTCGTTCCGACCGCGGGCGGGCCGGCCTCGGACCTGAGCGCCGAGATTGCCCGGGGGCTGCGCGAGGCCACCGGTGGGGAGATAACACTCCTGCACGTCGCCGACCCCGGCCAGCAGGAAGCGGGCGAGGCGTTCCTCAGCGAGTGGGCCGAGGGCCACGACCTCGCCGACGCGACCCGTATCGTCGACGATTCGGGCGATATCGAGGGGGTCATCGAGCGCGAAGCCGCCGACCACACGATGGTGATGCTCGGCGCGACCGAGCAGGGTATCCTCGCCCGGCTTGTCACCGACTCGCTCCATCTGAACGTCGTCGACGACGTTGACAGCACCGTCTTGCTCACCGAACGGGAGACCGACCGGTCGTTCACAGAGCGGCTGTTCGGTGCCGGGCGGCGGAATAAGTGA
- a CDS encoding NAD(P)/FAD-dependent oxidoreductase has translation MYTDEQFDYDVAVVGGGPAGLTSALYTTRLGMDTVVVNRGGGRAAMMTDTHNVIGVTEDVSGNEFLQTAREQVEDYGGTYRRGFVESVEPLEDDDGFGVATDDGDLTVKRVVLATGFADERPDPPLPRTGKGLHWCLHCDAFMFVGEPVFVMGTGEAAAHVAMIMLNYTDDVDILTRGEEPEWSEETQTLLDNHPVEVVDTELSGKRTDENGWLEAYEFEDGSVREYKGGFPMLGSDYHAEIADDLGVERNDDGTVDVDDHGETSVPGVYAVGDLTPGHNQIPVAMGEGADAGIAIHKDLRKYPRSLEDIEAEGAVEDVDVPAVSPELFATALQHDGHAAGPRSVDEEAEAAADDD, from the coding sequence ATGTACACCGACGAGCAGTTCGACTACGACGTCGCAGTCGTCGGCGGGGGCCCCGCCGGATTGACGAGCGCACTGTACACGACCCGACTCGGCATGGATACCGTCGTGGTCAACCGCGGCGGCGGCCGTGCGGCGATGATGACCGACACGCACAACGTCATCGGCGTCACCGAGGACGTGAGCGGCAACGAGTTCCTGCAGACCGCCCGCGAACAGGTCGAGGACTACGGCGGAACCTACCGGCGCGGATTCGTGGAGTCGGTCGAACCGCTAGAGGACGACGACGGCTTCGGCGTGGCGACAGACGACGGCGACCTCACGGTGAAACGCGTCGTGCTGGCGACGGGCTTTGCCGACGAGCGGCCGGACCCGCCACTGCCACGGACCGGGAAGGGGCTCCACTGGTGTCTCCACTGTGACGCGTTCATGTTCGTGGGCGAGCCCGTCTTCGTGATGGGGACCGGCGAGGCCGCGGCCCACGTCGCGATGATAATGCTGAACTACACCGACGACGTGGACATCCTGACCCGTGGCGAGGAGCCCGAGTGGAGCGAGGAGACCCAGACACTGCTCGACAACCACCCGGTCGAGGTCGTCGACACCGAGCTGTCGGGCAAGCGTACCGACGAGAACGGCTGGCTGGAAGCCTACGAGTTCGAGGACGGGTCGGTCCGGGAGTACAAGGGCGGGTTCCCGATGCTGGGCTCGGACTACCACGCCGAAATCGCCGACGACCTCGGCGTCGAACGTAACGACGACGGCACCGTCGACGTCGACGACCACGGCGAAACGTCCGTTCCGGGCGTCTACGCCGTCGGCGACCTGACCCCGGGGCACAACCAGATTCCCGTCGCGATGGGCGAGGGCGCCGACGCCGGCATCGCCATCCACAAAGACCTCCGGAAGTACCCGCGGTCGCTGGAGGATATCGAGGCCGAGGGGGCGGTCGAGGACGTCGACGTACCCGCCGTCTCGCCGGAGCTCTTTGCGACGGCGCTCCAGCACGACGGCCACGCCGCCGGGCCCCGCTCGGTCGACGAGGAGGCAGAAGCCGCCGCGGACGACGACTGA
- a CDS encoding 2-oxoacid:acceptor oxidoreductase subunit alpha has product MPDDLNWAIGGEAGDGIDSTGKIFAQALSRAGRHVFTSKDFASRIRGGYTASKIRTSVDRVESVVDRLDILIALTERTVHENEDELHEDSVVIYDGERSTMQDVEVPHGATALEVPLKRLAEDAGGAIMLNVVALGAACEVTNFPIENLDESLQKRFGDKGEAIVENNKQAARKGQEYVREEYDHEFPYDVETTDEDYVLLNGDEAIGMGAIAAGCRFYAGYPITPATDVMEYLTGRIDQFGGKVVQAEDELSAINMALGAARAGARSMTATSGPGIDLMTETFGLVATSETPLVICDVMRSGPSTGMPTKQEQGDLNMTLYGGHGEIPRFVVAPTTISECFWKTIEAFNLAEKYQTPVFLVSDLAMAVTEQTFSPDTFDMDEVEIDRGKVVDENDIDAWLDEKGRFQAHFPAADGVSPRAFPGTTDGAHMTTGLEHDELGRRTEDTEVRVEQVDKRNRKVETAKEQEEFDYREFGDPEADTLVISWGSNEGAMREGMEFLDQEGIDVRFISVPYIFPRPDLTEEVQAAETTIVVECNATGQFADVIEHDVLQRVERINKYTGVRFDADELAAEVKATIADATSTQEVQAE; this is encoded by the coding sequence ATGCCAGACGACCTCAACTGGGCCATCGGCGGCGAAGCCGGCGATGGAATCGACTCTACCGGGAAAATCTTCGCGCAGGCTCTCTCCCGGGCGGGTCGACACGTCTTCACCTCCAAGGACTTCGCCTCCAGGATACGTGGCGGCTACACCGCCTCCAAGATCCGGACGTCGGTCGACCGCGTCGAGAGCGTGGTCGACCGGCTGGACATCCTCATCGCGCTGACCGAGCGCACCGTCCACGAGAACGAGGACGAACTGCACGAGGACAGCGTCGTCATCTACGACGGCGAGCGCTCGACGATGCAGGACGTCGAGGTTCCCCACGGTGCGACCGCCCTGGAAGTGCCCCTGAAACGGCTCGCCGAGGACGCCGGCGGCGCCATCATGCTCAACGTCGTCGCGCTGGGCGCGGCGTGTGAGGTGACGAACTTCCCCATCGAGAACTTAGACGAGAGTCTCCAGAAACGCTTCGGCGACAAGGGTGAAGCCATCGTCGAGAACAACAAGCAAGCCGCTCGGAAGGGCCAGGAGTACGTCCGCGAGGAGTACGACCACGAGTTCCCCTACGACGTCGAGACGACCGACGAGGACTACGTCCTGCTCAACGGCGACGAGGCCATCGGGATGGGCGCTATCGCCGCCGGCTGTCGGTTCTACGCCGGCTACCCCATCACACCGGCGACGGACGTGATGGAGTACCTGACCGGACGTATCGACCAGTTCGGCGGGAAGGTCGTCCAGGCCGAAGACGAGCTGTCGGCTATCAACATGGCGCTGGGCGCGGCACGGGCCGGCGCGCGCTCGATGACCGCCACCTCCGGGCCGGGTATCGACCTGATGACCGAGACGTTCGGCCTGGTCGCGACCAGCGAGACGCCGCTGGTCATCTGTGACGTGATGCGCTCCGGTCCCTCGACCGGGATGCCCACCAAACAGGAACAGGGCGACCTCAACATGACGCTGTACGGTGGTCACGGCGAGATTCCCCGCTTCGTCGTCGCGCCGACCACTATCTCGGAGTGTTTCTGGAAGACAATCGAGGCGTTCAACCTCGCCGAGAAGTACCAGACACCCGTCTTCCTCGTCTCGGACCTGGCGATGGCCGTCACCGAACAGACGTTCTCGCCCGACACGTTCGACATGGACGAGGTCGAGATCGACCGCGGGAAGGTCGTCGACGAGAACGACATCGACGCGTGGCTCGACGAGAAGGGTCGGTTCCAGGCGCACTTCCCCGCCGCCGACGGCGTCTCCCCGCGCGCGTTCCCCGGCACGACCGACGGCGCCCACATGACGACCGGCCTCGAACACGACGAACTCGGCCGCCGGACCGAAGACACCGAGGTCCGCGTCGAGCAGGTCGACAAGCGCAATCGGAAGGTCGAGACTGCGAAAGAACAGGAGGAGTTCGACTACCGCGAGTTCGGCGACCCCGAGGCGGACACGCTCGTCATCTCGTGGGGCTCGAACGAGGGCGCGATGCGCGAGGGCATGGAGTTCCTCGACCAGGAGGGTATCGACGTGCGCTTCATCTCGGTCCCGTACATCTTCCCGCGCCCGGACCTGACCGAGGAAGTGCAGGCCGCCGAGACGACCATCGTCGTCGAGTGTAACGCCACCGGCCAGTTCGCAGACGTTATCGAGCACGACGTCCTACAGCGAGTCGAACGCATCAACAAGTACACCGGCGTCCGGTTCGACGCCGACGAGCTGGCCGCGGAAGTGAAAGCGACAATCGCCGACGCGACCAGCACACAGGAGGTGCAAGCAGAATGA
- a CDS encoding transcriptional regulator, producing the protein MREASRTTRQRIADRLRDEPMAAGSIANDFEIPTSTALTHVEHIAKSLDATDEELLVAPPECNQCGFSDFDDLTNRPSRCPECKAESVAEPAYRIG; encoded by the coding sequence ATGCGCGAGGCAAGTCGCACGACGCGCCAGCGCATCGCCGACCGCTTGCGCGATGAGCCCATGGCCGCGGGCAGTATAGCCAACGACTTCGAGATACCGACCAGCACCGCGCTCACACACGTCGAACACATCGCAAAGTCACTCGACGCGACCGACGAGGAACTGCTCGTCGCGCCGCCCGAATGCAACCAGTGTGGCTTCTCCGACTTCGACGACCTGACGAACCGACCCAGTCGGTGCCCGGAGTGCAAAGCCGAGAGCGTCGCGGAACCGGCCTATCGAATCGGATAA
- a CDS encoding twin-arginine translocation signal domain-containing protein: MTRDDDTSRRRFLLGTGVAIGTVGLAGCGIPGGGGGEEEEEEGGGEAEEEDGGGEEEEEDGGGEEEEEEEQLQGPEAT; the protein is encoded by the coding sequence ATGACACGAGACGACGATACCTCCCGGCGTCGTTTCCTGCTCGGAACTGGTGTCGCAATCGGAACGGTCGGTCTCGCCGGCTGTGGGATTCCCGGTGGTGGCGGCGGTGAAGAAGAGGAAGAGGAGGGCGGCGGCGAAGCGGAGGAAGAAGACGGTGGGGGCGAGGAAGAGGAAGAAGACGGCGGGGGCGAGGAGGAGGAAGAAGAAGAGCAACTTCAGGGGCCGGAAGCAACGTAA
- a CDS encoding SDR family NAD(P)-dependent oxidoreductase, which yields MARTAVIAGVGPGLGASLARKFVAEGCQVGLFARSTEFVDELAAELGEDALAVPTDITDQAAVTAGFEAVREQFGSVDILVNHASGGSWDGIRELSSEQFEHALDVSAVGAFRCSQAAIEDMLAGEGDGTIIFTGATSAVRGRGGAPGFSAGKFAARGLAESMARELGPEGIHVAHVVIDGGIDTQGRGDEDLLDPDAIADAYWTLVEQDRSAWTLELDLRPHVEAF from the coding sequence ATGGCACGCACAGCAGTCATCGCCGGTGTCGGCCCAGGTCTTGGCGCATCGCTCGCCCGCAAATTCGTCGCCGAGGGCTGTCAGGTCGGCCTGTTCGCTCGCTCGACCGAGTTCGTCGACGAGCTCGCGGCGGAACTGGGCGAGGACGCGCTCGCCGTCCCGACGGATATCACCGACCAGGCGGCAGTCACGGCCGGCTTCGAGGCCGTCCGTGAGCAGTTCGGTTCGGTCGATATACTCGTCAACCACGCCAGCGGCGGCTCGTGGGATGGGATACGAGAGCTCTCTTCCGAACAGTTCGAGCACGCGCTGGATGTCTCCGCCGTCGGGGCGTTCCGTTGCTCCCAGGCGGCCATCGAGGATATGCTGGCCGGGGAGGGCGACGGGACTATCATCTTCACCGGCGCGACCTCGGCGGTCCGGGGCCGGGGCGGCGCGCCGGGCTTTTCGGCCGGGAAGTTCGCCGCCCGCGGGCTCGCGGAGTCCATGGCGCGGGAACTCGGTCCCGAGGGTATTCACGTCGCTCACGTCGTCATCGATGGCGGGATAGATACGCAGGGTCGGGGCGACGAAGACCTCCTTGACCCCGACGCCATCGCCGACGCCTACTGGACGCTCGTCGAGCAGGACCGCTCGGCGTGGACGCTCGAACTGGACCTGCGCCCCCACGTCGAGGCGTTCTGA